The Choristoneura fumiferana chromosome 10, NRCan_CFum_1, whole genome shotgun sequence genome has a segment encoding these proteins:
- the Ufd4 gene encoding LOW QUALITY PROTEIN: ubiquitin fusion-degradation 4-like (The sequence of the model RefSeq protein was modified relative to this genomic sequence to represent the inferred CDS: deleted 2 bases in 1 codon) — MMMTEVDPETLLEWLLTGQGDERDMQLIALEQLCMLLLMSDNVDRCFESCPPRTFLPALCKIFLDESAPDNVLEVTARAITYYLDVSAECTRRIVAIEGAVKAICSRLLTVDPYNRTSRDLAEQCIKVLELVCTREAGAVWEGGGLPAVLHFITHYGTAVHKDTLHSAMAVVSRVCGKMEPGDERVGDAVSSLSALLQHSDARVADAALRCFASLADRFARAHADPAPLAEHGLTQELVRRLGSAESGDDKGLAPSVSTTVSLLSTLCRGSPQITHDLVRLELCSAIEAAVQADERWCLECMRLVDLLLVLLCEGRHAIQTGSNRNGETASGSKTAGTAGATGAGGEGPSAAAAPGPRGDKSHRQLIDCIRGKDTDALLAAVSGGTVDVNFTDDVGQTLLNWAAAFGTKEMVEFLCDKGADVNRGQRSSSLHYAACFGRPAIAKVLLRYGANADLRDEDGKTPLDKARERHDQGHREVAAILQCPGEWLVVGNQDSPTFSNDEDFPETGDKEMAAIYLERLVPVFCARYLGAGSAGARRACLSLVRKMVHYTPARLLRAMPAATAAALTMLIAAVLDNVDDDDGHIIVLGIAEEVMVKATDIYLEQFARLGVFSKVEALAAEPASANASNSSTSIAGGTEDATSLSSNVAYSWGEWSLCRGRDALYVWSDAAALELSTGSNGWFRFLLDGKLATMYSSGSPEHQTDNTENRGEFIDKLQRARASVKNSVPQPILSKPSHTKLILGNWSLSCKKEKELQIHNTDGQQQTTLLREDLPGFIFESNRGTKHSFTAETFLGPELASGWTDRRATAANNANNANQRRSRLSAKTEALKTQVGERARSLYSRHLAGAATRQPRAPVARLRALLGQLQRCATHPSKDWEQEMNEALEQLSELLCGEELLSAYELHSSGLAPTLLQVLSPQPNEPASQTRARERVIREWVSRDESLVGLALATRLVGVLESVERLPVHAPAGDVPPPPTTALHHLTKRIRLRVVRANDDGGEEASSNSSNNAGRNLKVEALTTVRQLEQFLAKSVARQWYDMDRAAFNFVQRIKAEAPMDFVYDHDFDENGVLYFIGSNGGTCEWVNPGAHALVSVWSSDGRQLPYGRAEDALSRSPEPLNVHTNDDRRAFIALDLGLQIVPTAYTLRHARGYGRSALRNWLFQMSADGMTWSTLLAHADEQALQEPGSTATWRLRADAPYRYLRVQQNGKNASGQSHYLSLSGLEIYGKVVSVCETAPRQCGSAGAGAAAGAGAGAVAARGGAGAGAVAGAACGGARSRRWSRGARGLCAGARVTRGPDWKWRDQDGPHPATGTVTSDLHNGWVDVRWDHGGRNSYRMGAEGKFDLKVVSGGAAEGARAGRKSHSTPSLPIATAVDQVSVASTEQASSADNISGEEMASNMSRPRMHATDLSAINNSTHHINTDLATIVESLTLGAEGNNCITELGGNSFTNMEMGPTSITDITKPYPAKEPLPETNSQECEDNESGSGQYEEHNKKDGQAGSGSGTMSASEPDLTQQGAARLLESLGVGRGSGAGRGNNPQRASRTNHSTSLFPSLVRLALSSNFPGGLLSAAQSYPSLAPNAQNALTLSLTSTSSESEQDGWQVSLEDFLESCRAPALLAELEDDDDADDALDSDKENEPTYQEVSRNLLSLMEEEALEAVRGGLGGGARARRPWDDEFVLKRQFSALIPAFDPRPGRTNLNQTVDLDIPLNDSSDSEDAEPAASSAAEAGAPATKLPALRLVLSSGTASLPLERPSWTVYRAVVALNSRLSAQDSHRDTTYTLTYKEVEGMETFAASSDSEDDEPGDPERGVSGAEGAEGAEGGAAGVCVRVLRRLGAAAPVLPADAFLSTKLTNKLHQQLQEPLALAAHAAPSWCQQLNDWCPFLFPLETRQMFFACTAFGTSRTIVWLQAQRDRALDRQRAGNTVSPRRAELEATEFRLGRLRHERVRIPRHPNLLRSAMQVMRVHAGRKSVLEVEFAGEEGTGLGPTLEFYALVAAELQRADLAMWLHDGPAPNAPAPYHLALPHEKPPGYYVTPANGLFPAPLPQDSPICDKICKYFWFLGVFLAKVLQDGRLVDLPLSEPFLRIMCGEELKNEHLQEIDPIRHRFLQSVLAAAEQYEALVSEPALGAAERARRAAALTVDGATFDQLALSMAHVAARDDPAALQPLCDAGEHIEVGPHNARAYAEASARWMVRDGIRRQAAAFRRGFAGVFPPRRLRAFSPSELRLLLCGERGPAWTRELLLQYTEPKLGYTRDSPGFLRLVDVLVEMSWQERKAFLQFATGCSSLPPGGLANLHPRLTVVRKVEAGDGSYPSVNTCVHYLKLPEYSCKEVLRERLLAATNERGFYLN; from the exons ATGATG ATGACGGAAGTGGATCCGGAAACATTGCTGGAGTGGCTGCTGACGGGGCAGGGTGATGAGCGTGACATGCAGCTGATTGCTCTGGAGCAGCTCTGCATGCTGCTCCTCATGTCTGACAATGTTGATAGGTGCTTTGAAAG CTGTCCCCCAAGAACATTTTTACCTGCACTATGTAAAATATTTCTTGATGAGAGTGCACCTGACAATGTCCTGGAAGTCACCGCAAGGGCTATCACATACTACCTTGATGTTTCTG CGGAATGTACGAGACGCATTGTTGCTATTGAGGGTGCTGTGAAGGCAATATGCAGCAGACTGCTAACGGTAGATCCATACAACCGTACAAGCAGGGATCTTGCGGAACAGTGTATTAAA GTACTGGAATTGGTTTGCACGCGCGAAGCTGGCGCCGTGTGGGAAGGCGGTGGCCTGCCAGCCGTATTGCACTTTATCACCCATTATGGCACAGCTGTGCATAAGGACACTCTTCACTCGGCGATGGCAGTGGTTTCCAG GGTGTGTGGTAAGATGGAGCCAGGTGATGAGCGAGTCGGCGATGCAGTGTCTTCATTGTCGGCGCTGCTGCAGCACAGCGACGCACGCGTCGCGGACGCGGCCTTGCGCTGCTTCGCTTCGCTCGCCGACCGGTTCGCTCGTGCGCACGCCGATCCCGCGCCGCTCGCCGAACACG GGTTGACTCAAGAGCTGGTCCGGCGACTGGGCAGCGCCGAGAGCGGCGACGACAAAGGGTTGGCTCCCTCTGTCTCTACCACCGTCAGTCTCCTGTCTACATTGTGCCGTGGCTCGCCGCAGATTACACAC GATCTGGTTCGCTTGGAACTGTGTTCCGCGATCGAAGCGGCAGTGCAGGCCGATGAGCGATGGTGCCTCGAATGTATGAGGCTCGTGGATTTGTTGCTGGTGCTACTTTGCGAAGGCCGCCATGCTATACAGAC agGCTCAAACCGTAATGGCGAGACCGCCTCGGGCTCCAAGACAGCGGGCACGGCGGGCGCCACCGGTGCCGGCGGAGAAGGCCCCAGCGCCGCGGCGGCGCCGGGACCACGCGGCGACAAGTCTCACCGACAACTCATCGACTGCATCCGCGGCAAAGATACCGACGCACTGCTGGCTGCTGTATCAGGCGGCACCGTCGACGTCAACTTCACTGATGATGTTGGACAGACGCTGCTCAATTGGGCGGCCGCATTCGGGACTAAGGAGATGGTGGAGTTTCTCTGTGATAAAG GTGCAGATGTAAACCGTGGCCAACGCAGCTCCTCGCTCCACTACGCGGCTTGCTTCGGCAGGCCGGCCATCGCCAAAGTGCTGCTCCGATACGGTGCGAACGCGGATCTGCGAGACGAGGACGGCAAGACGCCTTTGGATAAGGCTAGAGAGAGACACGACCAAG GACACAGAGAGGTCGCCGCTATTTTGCAATGCCCAGGAGAGTGGTTGGTAGTGGGCAATCAGGATTCGCCAACTTTTTCAAACGATGAGGACTTTCCCGAGACCGGAGACAAGGAAATGGCCGCTATTTATTTAGA ACGGCTGGTGCCAGTGTTCTGCGCGCGCTACCTGGGCGCGGGGTcggcgggcgcgcggcgcgcgtgCCTCTCGCTCGTGCGCAAAATGGTGCATTACACCCCGGCGCGGCTGCTGCGGGCCATGCCGGCCGCTACTGCTGCCGCGCTCACCATGCTCATCGCCGCCGTGCTGGACAATGTG gatgatgatgacggtcaCATCATCGTGCTCGGCATCGCGGAAGAAGTGATGGTGAAGGCCACTGATATCTACTTGGAGCAGTTCGCCCGTCTGGGAGTCTTCAGCAAGGTCGAGGCTTTGGCTGCAGAGCCTGCCTCTGCTAACGCATCCAACTCTTCAACTTCCATCGCTG GTGGTACAGAGGATGCTACAAGCTTGTCAAGCAACGTTGCGTACTCGTGGGGTGAGTGGTCCCTGTGCCGTGGGCGGGACGCTCTGTACGTGTGGAGCGACGCGGCCGCGCTGGAACTCAGCACCGGCTCCAACGGCTGGTTCCGTTTCCTACTGGATGGCAAGCTGGCTACTATGTACTCCAGCGGAAGCCCTGAGCACCAAACAGACAACACTG AAAATCGCGGCGAGTTTATCGATAAGCTCCAAAGAGCCAGAGCATCAGTTAAGAACTCTGTGCCCCAACCAATACTTTCAAAGCCTTCCCATACTAAATTGATTCTTGGGAATTGGTCGCTGTCTTGTAAAAA gGAAAAAGAACTACAGATTCACAATACTGATGGACAGCAACAGACAACTTTGCTCAGAGAAGATTTGCCTGGGTTCATATTTGAATCTAACAGAGGCACAAAGCATTCCTTCACTGCGGAAACTTTCTTAG GTCCTGAATTAGCAAGTGGTTGGACAGACCGTCGTGCGACCGCGGCAAATAATGCCAACAATGCTAACCAGAGGCGGTCGCGGCTATCCGCTAAAACTGAAGCACTTAAAACACAG GTGGGCGAACGCGCACGGTCGTTGTACTCCCGACATCTTGCTGGTGCAGCGACGCGACAGCCGCGTGCGCCGGTCGCAAGACTTCGCGCTTTGCTGGGACAACTGCAGCGTTGTGCCACTCACCCTTCCA AAGACTGGGAACAGGAGATGAACGAGGCACTAGAACAGCTGAGCGAGTTGCTGTGCGGAGAGGAACTGCTCTCCGCTTACGAGCTGCATTCGTCCGGCCTCGCGCCTACGCTGCTACAAGTGCTGTCGCCTCAGCCAAATG AGCCCGCAAGCCAGACGCGTGCGCGCGAGCGCGTGATCCGCGAGTGGGTGTCCCGCGACGAGAGCCTTGTGGGGCTCGCGCTGGCCACCCGGCTGGTCGGCGTGCTGGAGAGCGTGGAGCGGCTGCCCGTGCACGCGCCCGCCGGGGACGTGCCGCCGCCGCCCACCACCGCGCTCCACCACCTCACCAAACGGATCAG ATTGCGCGTAGTCCGCGCCAACGACGACGGCGGCGAGGAGGCGTCTTCCAACAGTAGCAACAACGCTGGCCGCAACCTCAAAGTGGAGGCACTGACTACCGTGCGTCAGCTCGAACAGTTTCTCGCCAAGTCCGTGGCTCGCCAGTGGTACGACATGGACCGGGCTGCATTCAACTTCGTGCAGAGGATAAAAGCCGAAGCGCCCATGGATTTTGTTTATGAT caCGACTTCGACGAAAACGGCGTGCTATACTTCATCGGCAGCAACGGCGGCACCTGCGAGTGGGTAAACCCAGGCGCGCACGCACTAGTGTCCGTGTGGTCGTCGGACGGGCGGCAACTGCCCTATGGCCGCGCGGAAGACGCGTTGTCCCGATCGCCTGAACCACTCAACGTCCATACTAATGACGATAGACGCGCGTTCATAGCGCTGGATTTGGGACTGCAGATCGTGCCTACCGCGTATACGCTGCGGCATGCGAGGGGTTATGGACGGTCCGCGCTGAGGAACTGGCTGTTCCAG ATGTCCGCGGACGGCATGACTTGGTCGACGCTGCTGGCGCACGCGGACGAGCAGGCGCTGCAGGAGCCGGGCAGCACGGCCACGTGGCGGCTGCGCGCCGACGCGCCCTACCGCTACCTGCGCGTGCAGCAGAACGGGAAGAACGCCTCCGGACAGTCGCACTACCTCTCGCTGTCCGGGCTAGAGATATACGGCAAG GTGGTGAGCGTGTGCGAGACGGCGCCGCGGCAGTGCGGCAGCGCGGGTGCGGGTGCGgctgcgggcgcgggcgcgggcgcggtcgcggcgcgcggcggc gcgggcgcgggcgcggtcgcgggcgcggcgtgcggcggcgcgcgctCGCGGCGCTGGtcgcgcggcgcgcgcggcctCTGCGCCGGCGCGCGCGTCACGCGCGGCCCCGACTGGAAGTGGCGCGACCAGGACGGGCCGCACCCCGCCACCGGGACCGTCACCTCAGACCTGCACAACGGGTGGGTCGATGTCAG GTGGGACCACGGCGGCCGCAACTCGTACCGCATGGGCGCCGAGGGCAAGTTCGACCTGAAGGTGGtgagcggcggcgcggcggagggcgcccgcgccggccgcAAGAGCCACTCCACGCCCAGCCTGCCCATCGCCACCGCCGTAGACCAG GTGTCAGTGGCCTCAACGGAGCAGGCGTCGTCCGCAGACAACATCTCTGGCGAGGAGATGGCCAGCAACATGTCGCGCCCGCGCATGCACGCTACCGACCTATCCGCCATCAACAACTCCACGCACCATATCAATACTG ATCTCGCAACAATCGTAGAATCTCTCACTCTGGGCGCAGAGGGCAACAACTGCATAACGGAATTAGGCGGGAATTCGTTCACGAACATGGAAATGGGTCCGACGAGTATCACCGACATCACTAAACCTTACCCGGCTAAAGAACCGCTGCCGGAAACGAATTCTCAAGAG TGCGAGGACAACGAGAGCGGATCCGGACAGTACGAAGAGCATAACAAGAAGGACGGGCAGGCCGGCAGCGGCTCTGGGACCATGAGCGCCAGCGAGCCCGACCTTACGCAACAG GGGGCTGCGAGGCTGTTGGAATCGCTGGGCGTGGGGCGCGGCAGCGGCGCCGGCCGCGGGAACAACCCGCAGCGAGCGTCTCGCACCAACCACTCCACGAGTCTTTTCCCGAG TTTGGTGCGACTCGCCTTATCAAGCAACTTCCCCGGCGGGCTGCTGTCTGCCGCGCAGAGCTACCCGTCGCTCGCGCCCAATGCACAAAATGCTCTCACCTTATCCCTCACTTCCACTTCGAGCGAGAGCGAACAG GACGGTTGGCAGGTGTCGCTGGAAGACTTCCTGGAGTCGTGCCGCGCGCCCGCGCTGCTCGCAGAACTGGAGGACGATGACGACGCCGACGACGCCCTCGACAGCGATAAGGAGAACGAGCCCACCTACCAGGAG GTATCGCGCAACCTGTTGTCACTGATGGAAGAAGAGGCGTTGGAGGCGGTCCGCGGCGGgctcggcggcggcgcgcgcgcgcggcgcccgtGGGACGACGAGTTCGTGCTCAAGCGACAGTTTTCCGCGCTCATACCCGCCTTCGACCCGCGCCCCGGACGGACCAACCTCAACCAGACCGTCG ATCTCGATATACCTTTAAACGACTCGTCGGACTCCGAGGACGCGGAGCCGGCGGCCAGCAGCGCCGCGGAGGCCGGCGCCCCCGCCACCAAGCTGCCGGCGCTGCGGCTTGTACTTAGCTCCGGCACCGCCTCGCTGCCGCTCGAGCGGCCCTCGTGGACCGTCTACCGCGCTGTCGTGGCGCTCAACTCGCGGCTCTCCGCGCAGGACTCTCATAGGGATACTACTTACAC ATTAACGTATAAGGAAGTAGAAGGAATGGAAACCTTCGCCGCGTCAAGTGACAGTGAAGACGACGAACCCGGAGATCCag AGCGCGGCGTGAGCGGCGCGGAGGGCGCGGAAGGCGCggagggcggcgcggcgggcgtgTGCGTGCGCGTGCTGCGGCGGCTGGGCGCGGCGGCGCCCGTGCTGCCCGCCGACGCGTTCCTCTCCACCAAACTCACCAACAAACTGCACCAACAGCTGCAAGAGCCGCTCGCGCTAGCCGCCCACGCCGCTCCCAGCTG GTGCCAGCAGCTGAACGATTGGTGTCCATTCCTGTTCCCGTTGGAGACGCGGCAGATGTTCTTCGCTTGCACGGCGTTTGGAACCTCGCGAACTATAGTCTGGTTGCAGGCGCAACGCGACAGAGCGCTCGATCGTCAGAG GGCGGGTAACACGGTGTCGCCGCGACGCGCTGAGCTTGAGGCCACGGAGTTCCGTCTGGGCCGCTTGCGCCACGAGCGTGTGCGCATCCCGCGACACCCGAACCTGCTGCGCTCCGCTATGCAG GTGATGCGCGTCCACGCGGGCCGCAAGTCCGTGCTGGAAGTGGAGTTCGCCGGCGAGGAGGGCACGGGGCTGGGGCCCACGCTGGAGTTCTACGCGCTCGTGGCGGCCGAGCTGCAGCGCGCAGACCTCGCCATGTGGCTGCATGACGGACCCGCGCCCAACGCGCCCGCGCCCTACCACCTCGCGCTGCCGCACG aaaaacCTCCGGGCTACTACGTGACGCCCGCAAACGGCCTTTTCCCAGCGCCGCTCCCTCAAGACTCTCCAATCTGTGataaaatttgcaaatatttcTGGTTCCTAGGGGTATTCTTAGCTaag GTTCTACAAGACGGCCGGCTGGTCGATTTGCCGCTTTCGGAGCCGTTCCTCCGAATAATGTGTGGCGAAGAATTGAAGAATGAACATCTACAGGAGATTGATCCTATAAGGCATAG GTTCCTGCAGAGCGTGCTGGCAGCGGCGGAGCAGTACGAGGCGCTGGTGAGCGAGCCGGCGCTGGGCGCGGcggagcgcgcgcgccgcgccgccgcgctcaCCGTGGACGGCGCCACGTTCGACCAGCTGGCGCTCAGCATGGCGCACGTGGCCGCCCGGGACGACCCCGCCGCGCTGCAGCCGCTCTGCGACGCGGGGGAGCACATAgag GTCGGGCCACACAACGCCCGCGCGTATGCCGAAGCGAGCGCGCGCTGGATGGTCCGCGACGGCATCCGGCGGCAGGCGGCGGCGTTCCGGCGCGGCTTCGCCGGCGTGTTCCCGCCGCGACGGCTCCGTGCCTTTTCGCCAAGCGAGCTACGGCTCTTACTCTGCGGCGAGCGTGGCCCCGCCTGGACCAGAGAGTTACTGCTACAATACACGGAACCCAAGCTGGGGTACACGCGAGATTCGCCCGGCTTCCTACGGCTTGTGGATGTGCTGGTTGAGATGTCGTGGCAGGAGCGGAAGGCGTTCCTTCAGTTCGCGACCGGCTGCAGCAGCCTGCCGCCCGGCGGGCTTGCTAACTTGCACCCGAGGCTCACTGTTGTCAGAAAG GTGGAAGCAGGCGACGGCTCGTACCCATCAGTCAACACGTGCGTGCACTACCTCAAGCTGCCAGAGTATTCCTGTAAAGAAGTTCTGCGCGAACGCCTGCTCGCGGCCACCAACGAACGCGGTTTCTACCTCAACTGA
- the Taf7 gene encoding TATA-box binding protein associated factor 7, whose product MNRREADYPIELESQFIMRLPPEPAKALHELLKSGDNFKNRLSIQLENDMRHGEVRFDHWLLHAKIVDLPTIVESLKTIDRKSVYKTADICQLMICKEELEPALTEEESPKKKKDPLKVDKKYLHPHGITPPTKNIRRRRFRKTLRKKCMEAPEIEKEVKRLLRADNEAVSVTWEVIQEEDEAKHEPGTTTKAEKAKMKKEQNIKHDLMQEANSSSKVEDIFGGAVSDSDAEDDNVNVDVDDRLSSYDDHLSDTNSIYGTGDFKAGNLATQFKSEMFRSPQGTMNLSEAHGSGTSSRHRDTGLTSTITSEQYSVDDYLQQPEDKDNVSYRMQQISAELEDLKQRHQRTQHEIAGMENMTLRQRFQDILQTLNQDIMYKELEYQNLQMMQK is encoded by the coding sequence ATGAATAGACGTGAAGCAGATTATCCTATTGAATTAGAATCTCAATTCATCATGAGGTTACCACCGGAACCAGCCAAAGCTTTACACGAACTTTTGAAATCTGGAGATAATTTCAAGAACAGACTTTCGATTCAATTAGAGAATGATATGCGACATGGAGAAGTACGTTTTGACCACTGGCTACTTCATGCCAAGATCGTTGACCTGCCTACTATCGTAGAATCACTAAAGACCATTGACAGAAAGAGTGTGTACAAAACGGCAGACATTTGTCAACTAATGATATGCAAAGAAGAACTAGAGCCAGCATTAACAGAAGAGGAATCCCCTAAAAAGAAAAAGGATCCGTTAAAAgtcgataaaaaatatcttcatCCTCACGGTATCACTCCTCCCACCAAAAATATAAGGAGAAGGCGATTCAGAAAAACATTGCGAAAGAAGTGTATGGAAGCTCCCGAAATTGAAAAAGAAGTGAAGAGACTGCTAAGAGCCGATAATGAGGCTGTGAGCGTCACATGGGAGGTGATTCAGGAGGAAGATGAAGCTAAACATGAACCAGGCACTACAACTAAAGCAGAGAAAGCGAAAATGAAGAAGGAACAAAACATTAAACATGATTTAATGCAAGAGGCAAACTCTTCATCTAAAGTTGAAGACATATTTGGCGGTGCTGTAAGTGACAGTGATGCTGAAGATGACAATGTCAATGTTGATGTTGATGACAGGCTGTCATCATATGATGATCATCTTTCAGACACCAATTCTATTTATGGTACAGGAGATTTCAAAGCAGGCAATTTAGCCACACAATTTAAGTCAGAGATGTTCCGTTCTCCACAAGGAACTATGAATTTATCTGAGGCACATGGTTCGGGAACCAGCAGTCGGCATAGGGACACAGGCCTGACAAGTACCATTACTAGTGAGCAGTATTCAGTGGATGACTACTTACAGCAGCCTGAAGACAAAGATAATGTCAGCTACAGAATGCAGCAGATCAGTGCTGAACTTGAGGATCTAAAGCAGAGGCACCAGAGGACCCAGCATGAAATAGCAGGCATGGAGAACATGACTCTCCGACAAAGATTCCAGGACATTCTACAAACTCTGAACCAGGACATCATGTACAAGGAACTGGAATACCAAAACTTACAAATGATGCAAAAGTAG
- the LOC141431579 gene encoding cytoplasmic dynein 2 light intermediate chain 1 — protein MLSIPEIASQIVNKALVENKDDCERTIFLVGSKSVGKSTMFSSFLEKNDVPRETLVLEYSFGRKTVNKQSIEKTICHVWEYGGKLNTLDNVLSSVPGQGKYYFLVMVDLSKIKNIWNVLETCIAAMNETYADSANKPELILIGGKYDIFKNYDNEIKKIVCTTIRSVALASNSHLIFYSAKEPQLVKRAKEMLYSIGFGNGYHSKEKNTNFAKPLVVPKGSDSWESIGVAPSTMDKIKARHLARITPEAEAAADTAVAKPQLTHPELVLDSLASAKYEELRNMEAVNASVNEYLLALL, from the exons ATGCTTTCAATACCCGAAATAGCCTCGCAAATTGTCAACAAGGCTTTAGTGGAAAATAAGGATGATTGCGAGCGGACAATTTTTCTGGTGGGAAGTAAATCTGTG gGAAAATCAACAATGTTCTCGTCTTTTCTCGAGAAAAATGATGTTCCCCGAGAAACTTTGGTTTTAGAGTATAGCTTTGGCCGGAAAACTGTTAACAAACAAAGTATTGAAAAGACAATATGCCATGTTTGGGAGTACGGGGGTAAGCTTAACACACTAGACAACGTCCTATCCTCGGTGCCTGGTCAAGGGAAGTACTACTTCCTCGTAATGGTGGACTTGAGTAAAATAAAGAATATCTGGAATGTTCTCGAGACTTGTATCGCTGCGATGAACGAAACTTATGCAGATAGTGCGAATAAGCCGGAACTGATTTTGATTGGCggaaaatatgatattttcaaaaattacg ATAACGAAATCAAAAAGATCGTATGCACCACAATCAGAAGCGTTGCACTAGCAAGCAACTCgcatttaatattttactcGGCCAAAGAACCGCAGTTGGTGAAGCGAGCCAAAGAGATGCTTTATAGCATTGGGTTCGGAAATGGATACCACTCCAAAGAAAAGAATACTAATTTTGCTAAACCTTTAGTAGTTCCTAAAGGGTCCGACTCGTGGGAGAGCATTGGTGTAGCGCCATCTACTATGGATAAG ATAAAAGCGCGGCACCTGGCCAGGATTACACCCGAGGCGGAGGCGGCTGCGGACACGGCTGTCGCCAAGCCGCAGCTGACCCACCCTGAACTAGTGCTGGACTCTCTGGCCTCCGCCAAGTATGAGGAACTGCGCAATATGGAGGCCGTCAACGCATCTGTTAACGAATACTTGCTAGCTCTGCTTTGA
- the BBS8 gene encoding tetratricopeptide repeat protein 8, which yields MDLDYRILNLYKTKQYNECLTLCATALQGRDDRMIEFIQMRAMTIQAKVAGNGYEEVDYFPQQDDLSTTAVAKTPRPGTAFQRTARTAQNIRTATATLNSRAGTARARTARSALNTASRASRAATALGGAPFTFTPSVPLSLRFVDKDDKLFAPAAKTLFEYVFYCEGDVRKAIDLAFQAQKLDDTLDWWWNFSLARCYYTLGMYRNTEDCLRQALKLNKHITIYLRLIAMYVGLNQPLSALEVCKQGLLVFHEYTPLLLEQARIHDQMGNSTLAVKEYRMVALQDPSNMEAVANIAMYNFYNDQPEIALRYYRRLLATNQPGAEIYNNLALCCLYCNQWDLTLPCFRQALYFSTDPETRSNIWFNLAHVALSTGDMALARRCLQVSLATNSENEPARQALRTLDARLRVRKK from the exons ATGGATTTAGACTACAGAATACTAAACttgtacaaaacaaaacagtatAATGAGTGTTTAACGTTATGTGCAACTGCTTTGCAAGGTAGAGACGATCGTATGATAGAGTTTATACAAATGCGAGCAATGACCATACAAGCCAAGGTGGCTGGTAATGGGTACGAAGAAGTGGACTATTTCCCTCAGCAGGACGACTTGAGCACTACAGCTGTGGCCAAGACACCAAGACCAGGCACTGCCTTCCAAAGAACAGCTAGGACTGCTCAAAATATT AGAACTGCAACAGCGACGTTGAACAGCCGCGCAGGCaccgcgcgcgcgcgcacggcCCGCAGCGCGCTCAACACCGCCTCCCGCGCCTCCCGCGCCGCGACGGCCCTCGGCGGAGCACCCTTCACCTTCACCCCCTCTGTCCCCCTTTCTCTGCGGTTCGTGGACAAGGACGACAAACTATTCGCACCGGCGGCGAAAACGCTCTTCGAGTACGTTTTCTACTGCGAAGGTGATGTTCGGAAG GCGATAGACCTAGCATTTCAAGCTCAAAAACTGGACGACACTCTAGACTGGTGGTGGAATTTTTCTCTAGCTCGTTGCTACTACACGCTCGGCATGTACCGTAACACGGAGGACTGCTTGCGCCAGGCGCTTAAATTAAACAAGCACATAACTATTTACCTTCGATTGATTGCAATGTACGTCGGCCTAAACCAGCCATTGTCAGCCTTGGAGGTGTGCAAGCAAGGATTGCTGGTATTTCACGAATATACCCCTCTGTTGCTGGAGCAAGCAAGGATACATGATCAGATGGGAAACTCCACGTTGGCGGTTAAAGAATACCGGATGGTAGCACTGCAGGACCCAAGTAACATGGAGGCGGTGGCTAACATCGCGatgtataatttttataacGACCAGCCTGAAATTGCTCTTCGGTATTATAG GAGGCTGTTGGCAACGAATCAACCAGGTGCTGAAATATATAACAACTTGGCCCTGTGCTGCTTGTATTGTAACCAATGGGATCTCACTCTGCCGTGCTTCAGGCAGGCGCTCTATTTTTCGACCGATCCAGAAACACGCTCCAATATTTGGTTCAACTTAGCGCACGTCGCTCTG TCTACAGGTGACATGGCGCTCGCCCGGCGTTGCTTGCAAGTTAGCCTCGCGACCAACTCGGAGAACGAACCAGCGCGGCAGGCGTTACGAACTCTAGACGCTAGACTCCGCGTCCGCAAAAAGTAA